The region GAAGCGTTCGTCCGAAGGCCTGAATTCGGCGAGGGTCAGCACCTTGGTGACGAGCGGTTCGTCAAAGCCGCGCTGCAGCTCGCGCATGGTTCCGGCGACCTTCTGGCCGGTGCCGGCATCATAGACATAGACCGCGCTGCGGTATTTGCCGCGCATCTTGTGTTCGCTGGTGCTGGCATGGGTGCGCAGGTGGATTTCGAGCAGCACGGCCAACGGCAGCGCGACCGGGTCGAAGGTCACGACGACAGCTTCCGACCAGCTCGCGTTCGGCGGATCGGAGCGTATGAAGCCCTGTTCCACCCGGGAAATGCCCGCCACTGCCTGAAAGACGGCTTCGGTGCACCAATGGCAGCCGCCGCCCAGCCCGATTTTCACCTGTGCCTCCGAAGTCATCCCGTGTCTTTCCCAACTCTGCCGATGGACTCGTCGTTTGCAAAACGCGTTGGCGGAGATTCCCCCAAAGCATTTTTGACTGTGACAGCCCTGCCCTCTTGGCGGTGCGCTTCTGGACATTTAGGATCGAGAGTCCCGTCGCCAATGGAGCTCCCATGTCACACGATCACGATCATGATCACGACCATTCACATCTCTCCGATATCGAGCTGCGGGTGCGGGCGCTGGAGACGCTGCTCACCGAAAAGGGCTATGTCGATCCCCTGGCCCTTGATGAGCTGATCGAGACCTATGAAACCAGAATCGGACCGAAGAACGGTGCCAGGGTGGTTGCCAGGGCATGGGCGGATGCCGGTTTCCGGGAAAGGCTGCTCGCCGATGCCACGGCGGCCGTCGCCGAATTCGGCTTTACCGGTCGCCAGGGGGAGCACCTGGTTGCGGTCGAGAACACGAACGAGACGCATAACATGGTCGTCTGCACGCTGTGCTCCTGCTATCCGTGGACCGTGCTCGGCCTGCCGCCCGTCTGGTACAAATCCGCGCCCTACCGCTCCCGCGCCGTGCGCGATCCGCGCGGGGTTCTCGCCGAATTCGGCGTGACGCTGCCAGAAGGCAAACAGATCCGGGTTTGGGATTCGACGGCGGAGATGCGCTATCTGGTGATCCCGCAGCGCCCAGCCGGAACCGACGGCTGGAGCGAGGAACGGCTCGCCGAACTCGTCACCCGGGACAGCATGATCGGCACCGGTCTGGCGCTCGACCCGTCGAAGCCGGAGGATGCGGCATGAACGGCGCACAGGATCTTGGCGGACAGATGGGGTTCGGCCCCATCGAGCTGGAACCGGGCGAGCCGAACTTTCACGCCGAATGGGAAGAACGTGCCTTTGCCGTGACACTGGCCATGGGCGCCACCGGCTCCTGGACGCTGGATGCCTCCCGCTTTGCCCGCAGATCCCTGCCTCCGGCAGATTATCTTTCGTCCAGCTATTACGAGATCTGGCTCAAGGGACTGGAGAAGCTGGTGGTGAGCAACGGGCTGGTGACACAGGAAGAGCTCAGCCAGGGCAAGGCCCTGGTGCCGCCAAAGTCCGTCAAGCGGGTGTTGAAGGCCGGCGACGTGGCGGGCGTGCTTGCCAAGGGCGCGCCGGTCGACCGGCCCGAGAACGTTCCGGCGAGGTTCAAAGCCGGGGACCGGGTGCGCACGAAGCGGATGCATCCTGAAACCCACACCCGCCTGCCGCGCTATGCCCGTGATGTGGAGGGCCGGATCGAGGCCGTTCACGGCGTCCATGTTTTTCCCGATACCAATGCCCACGGCAAGGGCGAGCAGCCCGCCTGGCTCTACGGCGTCGCCTTCAGGGGCACGGATCTCTGGGGCCCGGACACCGATCCGGACCTTGTCCTGCGCATCGATCTGTGGGAGCCCTATCTTGACCCTGCCTGACGATGTCCGATCAATGCCGCGCCTGCCGCTGGACGATGACGGCGGTCCGGTGTTCAACGCCCCCTGGGAAGCGAAGGTCTTCGCCATGACGGTACAGGCCCATCAGGCCGGCGTCTTCACCTGGAGCGAATGGGCAGAGGCTCTTGGGGCGAAGCTCGCCAGGGATGGCGACGGCAGCAGTGAGACCGCCGGCTATTACGACCATTGGCTGGACGCGTTCGAGGCGCTGCTGACGTCAAAGGGCATCGCGGGACCGCAGCAACTGTCGGAGTTGCGCAGCGCGTGGGACGACGCGGCGCGCGCAACGCCTCACGGTCAACCGATAGAGCTCAAGAGGCCCCATGGCTGACATGCGCCTGAAAGTTCCGCCGGTCGCCGTTTTCATCGTGGCGGTTCTGTTGCTGGGCGCCGGCGCCTGGCTGCTGCCGCAGCTCAGCATTGCCTTCCCCGGACAGACGATCCTGGCCGCACTCCTGGTCGTTGCCGGCGCAATCCTTGGCGCACAAGGTGTTCTGTTGTTCCGGCGAGCGCGGACCACCGTCAACCCGATGACGCCTGAGGCAGCAACGAAACTGGTCACCGACGGTGTATACCGCATTACCCGCAACCCGATGTATCTCGGTCTGCTCTCGCTCCTGCTTGCCGTTGCGGTTTACCTCGGAACGCTGACGGCGCTGGTCGTCCTGCCCGCCTTCGTCTGGTACATGAGCGCATTCCAGATCAGGCCGGAGGAAGAAAGGCTCATCGAGATCTTCGGTGATGACTACCGGGACTATCGCGGCAAGGTTCGCCGCTGGATCTGAGCCCGACCCGTCAGGTCCCGAGATAGAAGCGGTTTCTCGCCTTGAACTCGTCGGCTGCAAATCGCAGGAACGAGCGGATGCGGGCGACGTTCTTCAGATCCGGATGGGTGAGTATCCAGATGTCGAGGTAACGCGTCGGCTCGGCGCCGGGCAGACGGATGAGCCCCGGATCCGGATCTCCCAGGAAGCAGGGCAGATGTCCGATCCCCATTCCGGCGCGAACGGCCGCATGCATCGCGATCATGTCGTCGGTCACGGTGGCGACTTCTCCATTGGGAAATCTTTCGAGAAGTTCCTTTGGCGGGCCTCTGCCCCACCATTTGAACGTGACGAACTGCACCCGCCTCAATGTCGCGGACTCCAGAAGCGCATCCTGGTGCTGGCGGGCGTAGTCCCTTGAGAGATAGAAACACCGGTTCTGCCCGGTGGCACGGCGGCCGAAGAGATTCTCGTCCGGTTTGTCCGTCACGCGCACGGCAATATCGGCTTCCCGCCGGTGCAGGCTGAGGATTTCATT is a window of Roseibium salinum DNA encoding:
- a CDS encoding LysR family transcriptional regulator → MCKNAQAMNHWDDLKFVLAISKAGSLARAARNLGVTHSTVSRRLAAMEERLGTRLFDRLPDGFTATAAGEEAVAAAERMEAEVLALDTRLTARDAELEGPLRVTAAQLIFQVQLADIIARFKERHPGIDVTMNASNEILSLHRREADIAVRVTDKPDENLFGRRATGQNRCFYLSRDYARQHQDALLESATLRRVQFVTFKWWGRGPPKELLERFPNGEVATVTDDMIAMHAAVRAGMGIGHLPCFLGDPDPGLIRLPGAEPTRYLDIWILTHPDLKNVARIRSFLRFAADEFKARNRFYLGT
- a CDS encoding methyltransferase family protein is translated as MADMRLKVPPVAVFIVAVLLLGAGAWLLPQLSIAFPGQTILAALLVVAGAILGAQGVLLFRRARTTVNPMTPEAATKLVTDGVYRITRNPMYLGLLSLLLAVAVYLGTLTALVVLPAFVWYMSAFQIRPEEERLIEIFGDDYRDYRGKVRRWI
- the nthB gene encoding nitrile hydratase subunit beta codes for the protein MNGAQDLGGQMGFGPIELEPGEPNFHAEWEERAFAVTLAMGATGSWTLDASRFARRSLPPADYLSSSYYEIWLKGLEKLVVSNGLVTQEELSQGKALVPPKSVKRVLKAGDVAGVLAKGAPVDRPENVPARFKAGDRVRTKRMHPETHTRLPRYARDVEGRIEAVHGVHVFPDTNAHGKGEQPAWLYGVAFRGTDLWGPDTDPDLVLRIDLWEPYLDPA
- the nthA gene encoding nitrile hydratase subunit alpha encodes the protein MSHDHDHDHDHSHLSDIELRVRALETLLTEKGYVDPLALDELIETYETRIGPKNGARVVARAWADAGFRERLLADATAAVAEFGFTGRQGEHLVAVENTNETHNMVVCTLCSCYPWTVLGLPPVWYKSAPYRSRAVRDPRGVLAEFGVTLPEGKQIRVWDSTAEMRYLVIPQRPAGTDGWSEERLAELVTRDSMIGTGLALDPSKPEDAA
- a CDS encoding nitrile hydratase accessory protein — encoded protein: MTLPDDVRSMPRLPLDDDGGPVFNAPWEAKVFAMTVQAHQAGVFTWSEWAEALGAKLARDGDGSSETAGYYDHWLDAFEALLTSKGIAGPQQLSELRSAWDDAARATPHGQPIELKRPHG
- a CDS encoding peptide-methionine (S)-S-oxide reductase, with the translated sequence MTSEAQVKIGLGGGCHWCTEAVFQAVAGISRVEQGFIRSDPPNASWSEAVVVTFDPVALPLAVLLEIHLRTHASTSEHKMRGKYRSAVYVYDAGTGQKVAGTMRELQRGFDEPLVTKVLTLAEFRPSDERFRNYYASDPERPFCRTYIDPKLALLRKEYADRLRQKQVAAE